The proteins below are encoded in one region of Puntigrus tetrazona isolate hp1 chromosome 5, ASM1883169v1, whole genome shotgun sequence:
- the entr1 gene encoding endosome-associated-trafficking regulator 1, producing MSKHRTKQLIIEDDEPKQDELNPFSFKEFVRNKNQQSCPTEDTEVSGGAFHIERDYNTSIDFATKGPFFSDPSALCQPSENEPEETWIEGCHPSNQSHDFELGGTLDLSAYSEQSSLCSDEREANVTEWEPGDSDFMPQNHLARRSTGSYEGDEETSVIDISFHAKRGSDENGTKNPRQLREENSLLRKQVKELLKKSESDSKSIKQLTDELHNKKLQEEREAKALETMVQSVEQNLQLMTKRAVKAENSISKLKQEMQQLQGQLEGYKSENERLRYGETTALTTMRHNAQVASEYLNKAAQDAETSIKQLLSGRETLCFVSQLLTSIDKITEIHD from the exons ATGTCTAAACACAGAACGAAACAGCTCATCATTGAAGATG ATGAGCCAAAGCAAGATGAGCTGAATCCATTTTCCTTCAAGGAGTTCGTCAGAAATAAGAACCAGCAGTCCTGTCCTACAGAAGACACAGAG gTGTCTGGTGGAGCGTTCCACATCGAACGGGACTATAACACCTCCATAGATTTTGCCACGAAGGGGCCTTTCTTCTCAGACCCGTCTGCGCTCTGTCAGCCTTCTGAAAATGAACCTGAGGAAACATGGATTGAAGGCTGCCACCCATCAAACCAATCTCATGACTTTGAACTAGGAGGTACTTTAGACCTCAGTGCTTACTCTGAGCAGTCATCTCTGTGCAGTGATGAGAGGGAAGCAAATGTGACTGAATGGGAACCGGGTGATTCTGACTTCATGCCACAGAACCACTTAGCTAGAAGAAGCACGGGAAGCTATGAGGGTGATGAAGAGACTTCGGTGATTGACATTTCCTTTCACGCGAAGAGGGGTAGTGATGAAAATGGCACAAAGAATCCCCGACAG cTTAGAGAAGAGAATTCTCTACTCAGAAAGCAAGTCAAAGAACTCCTTAAAAAGTCAGAATCTGACTCCAAGAG CATCAAACAACTGACAGATGAGTTGCACAACAAGAAGTtacaggaggagagagaggccaAGGCTTTGGAGACAATGGTGCAGTCAGTAGAACAAAACCTTCAGTTAATGACG AAGCGAGCAGTCAAAGCTGAAAATAGTATTTCAAAATTGAAACAAGAGATGCAACAACTCCAG GGCCAGCTTGAGGGATATAAAAGCGAAAATGAGAGGCTAAGATATGGAGAAACTACAGCCTTAACTACAATGAGACACAATGCACAAGTAGCCTCGGAGTACCTTAACAAAGCAGCTCAAGATGCAGAGACTTCTATAAA gcAGTTGCTGTCAGGAAGAGAGACACTCTGTTTTGTATCCCAGTTATTGACATCTATTGACAAGATCACAGAAATTCATGATTGA
- the ubac1 gene encoding ubiquitin-associated domain-containing protein 1, whose translation MFVQEEKIFAGKVLKVHICTMEGTEWLEEVTEDTTIEKLKEKCLKHYVHGSLEDPKTLTHHKLIHAATERILTESKTVAEENLKDKDCLLLIKKRPPPAPPKMADISSEEKKKQENKAPDKEAILKATANLSTRNTDRTVTQHNIRDFQTELRKILVSLIEVAQKLLALNPDAVELFKKANAMLDEDEEDRVDETALQQLTEMGFPESRAVKALRLNHMSVTQAMEWLIEHVDDPMVDTPLPGQDTPGAAAAAAPAPAPTPSATALGARARLSSQASLEEAKQDELTEIFKRIRRKREFRPDSRAVIALMEMGFDEKEVIDALRVNNNQQDAACEWLLGDRKPTPEDLDKGIDTNSPLFQAILENPVVQLGLTNPKTLLAFEDMLENPLNSTQWMNDPETGPVMLQISRIFQTLNRT comes from the exons ATGTTCGTGCAGGAGGAGAAGATCTTTGCAGGCAAAGTCCTGAAGGTCCACATCTGTACCATGGAGGGCACCGAGTGGCTGGAGGAAGTCACGGAAGACACCACTATAGAGAAACTCAAGGAGAAATGCTTAAAACAT TATGTCCACGGAAGTCTAGAGGATCCTAAAACTCTTACACATCACAAACTCATTCACGCTGCCACTGAGAGAATTCTCACAGAATCCAAAACAGTTGCTGAGGAAAATCTCAAAGATAAAG ACTGCTTATTATTGATAAAGAAAAGACCTCCACCGGCTCCGCCAAAAATGGCTGACATATCTTCTGAAGAGAAG AAGAAGCAAGAGAACAAGGCACCGGATAAGGAGGCCATCCTCAAAGCCACGGCAAACCTGTCCACTCGTAACACTGACCGCACTGTAACTCAACACAATATCAGAGAT TTTCAAACAGAGCTGAGGAAGATTCTGGTCTCACTTATTGAGGTGGCTCAGAAGCTGCTGGCTCTGAATCCAGATGCTGTTGAACTCTTTAAAAAGGCCAATG CCATGCTGGACGAGGACGAGGAGGACCGCGTGGACGAAACGGCCCTGCAGCAGCTGACTGAGATGGGTTTCCCCGAGAGTCGTGCTGTGAAGGCTCTGCGCTTAAACCA CATGTCTGTGACCCAGGCTATGGAATGGCTGATTGAACACGTGGATGACCCCATGGTTGACACTCCTCTGCCTGGACAGGACACCCCAGGGGCGGCCGCCGCTGCAGCTCCTGCCCCTGCCCCAACACCCTCTGCCACAGCTTTAGGAGCCCGGGCCCGGCTGTCCTCCCAGGCCAGCCTAGAGGAGGCCAAGCAAGACGAACTGACAGAGATCTTCAAACGGATCAGGAGGAAAAGAGAGTTCAGGCCTGACTCACGG gcagTCATTGCGCTGATGGAGATGGGCTTTGATGAGAAGGAGGTGATTGATGCCCTGCGCGTCAATAACAATCAACAGGATGCTgct TGTGAATGGCTGCTTGGTGACAGAAAGCCCACCCCTGAGGATCTGGACAAGGGCATTGATACCAACAGTCCCCTGTTTCAGGCCATCCTGGAGAACCCCGTTGTACAGCTTGGTCTCACAAACCCCAAGACTCTTCtag CATTCGAGGACATGCTGGAGAACCCTCTGAACAGCACGCAGTGGATGAACGATCCTGAGACAGGTCCCGTCATGCTCCAGATCTCCAGAATCTTCCAGACACTCAATCGCACGTAA